A single window of Aspergillus oryzae RIB40 DNA, chromosome 8 DNA harbors:
- a CDS encoding uncharacterized protein (non-ribosomal peptide synthetase modules and related proteins), with protein sequence MGRAGNLAQPCFFPPLIAQFGRQSGGSEVVERRESVTVPLKELDIQTAWAVVLRTYTAGDHIGFGLVDLENQKISASDWSDLREQIAVYESTINSLTVIRELLHDGKQSSKSEGSESSDTANNTLHTSSWPFNSIVCIDRNDARKGNQFVRMSLSDMCREALNEFQIIVRIHRDELTGLLTTIIDYTTTVLSYEQARAVAGTLNKTISEVVQHTNQTVATLDICTDFDIQQMIEWNTPPLSMPRLEQCAFQLISQRCVEQPDATAVSAWDGEMTYGELHRRSAALAVQLAEVGVGSGVFVPLFFEKSKWAVVALLGVIKAGGAFILIDISYPLKRIRTICQSVSAEVAVASPQHQLLGREIVGLVVAIGDDCPETPSLPASPKLSLIHSGTPESPLYVVFTSGSTGDPKGVIIDNVSFCSIYETVSRAFSFSPSTRLLQFASHAFTLCSREILLILMAGGCLCIPSEVDRVNDLAGFLCRHRVNFATLTPSVAGTISPSSVPSLQTLLLGGEAVKPAHIATWAGKVHLMIGYGASEIAGTAIVGSNLQLDNDPRNVGFACGAGLWVVDADSPDKLAPVGAVGELILQSHGLASGYLNGNEQVNQPFFHEAKWQKRLPMEARIARLYRTGDMFRYNMDGSLYYVERKDNQVKVNGQRIELGDIESHITASCTMVHSSVVLLLQPDQQATRSFLVAFLCPKEPPRWGTTTNSPLAIVETPSSQFYLDIERLSRELQESLPSYMIPSIFVPLSSIPLTLTGKANRRLLLETVARWPEDRFGTYRCGSQSSPTYKAPVNQRDDQIRRLVATALKKKPEAISMGSSFLALGGDSISAMRLVTLAKQEGLYLTVGDIFNHPILSDLARVAREGAIEELQPRKVKFKGLNSYDGLLRRLAPDIADNIHEIIPTTAYQRMTLAELRPRYLRIALPSNVDRDRLLSACQQLLERHAILRTIFEIDNETNASQGEVVQVILRPYKLKFVEYHGIDDLDQHCLNESLMSPSSTGGGLQFQAQLLTMRDSRLFLVLRFIHAQYDGISLPIMSQDISAAYNRVSPDPTAPFSDHIHAVWANHNDEGLEAWRSILKGSEMTALKPKQMATTHVEKPVHEARPVKVIKRTRLISPPENITMASLVKAAWALAFAKFVSARDPITFCAEAVAKDIVFGQVVHGRGLGITHENRILGPCVNTVPVRVGLSKYTNNHDLLHHVQQQHLATMPFENIGLDDIIRNCTDWKPGTKFGSVLRFQNFDANLSCVFDGVAHDASVYHLPNRPSEKIHVIIMPSESDMRIIMNGYDHVVGQKEAADLVDSFCAAIEDLAKTPTK encoded by the exons ATGGGTAGAGCTGGTAACCTTGCGCAGCCATGTTTCTTTCCGCCACTTATCGCTCAGTTTGGGCGACAATCAGGAGGATCTGAGGTGGTCGAGCGGCGAGAATCTGTCACTGTACCACTGAAAGAGCTAGATATACA AACGGCCTGGGCAGTAGTATTGCGGACCTATACGGCCGGAGATCACATTGGCTTCGGTTTAGTGGATCTTGAAAATCAAAAGATATCAGCAAGTGACTGGTCCGACTTGAGAGAACAGATTGCTGTGTACGAATCTACAATCAATAGCTTGACAGTAATCCGCGAGCTTCTCCACGATGGCAAACAGTCCAGCAAGTCTGAGGGCTCTGAATCTAGCGACACGGCCAATAATACTCTGCACACGTCTAGCTGGCCGTTTAACTCAATCGTCTGTATAGATCGTAATGATGCtcgaaaaggaaaccaaTTCGTGCGGATGTCACTGTCCGATATGTGCAGGGAGGCATTGAACGAA TTTCAAATTATCGTCCGTATCCATCGCGATGAACTTACCGGTTTACTGACAACCATCATCGATTATACGACCACGGTCCTCTCCTACGAGCAAGCGCGGGCCGTGGCAGGAACTCTGAACAAAACGATATCAGAAGTCGTTCAGCACACGAATCAAACAGTGGCAACCCTGGACATCTGCACTGATTTCGACATCCAGCAAATGATCGAATGGAATACACCCCCTTTGAGCATGCCTCGCCTGGAACAGTGTGCATTCCAACTCATTTCCCAACGGTGCGTTGAGCAGCCCGATGCAACGGCAGTTTCAGCATGGGACGGTGAAATGACCTATGGAGAGCTACACCGGCGGTCCGCCGCACTCGCTGTTCAATTAGCTGAGGTCGGAGTGGGCTCTGGAGTCTTTGTTCCTCTCTTTTTTGAGAAGTCCAAATGGGCGGTGGTAGCGCTTCTCGGAGTGATCAAGGCAGGGGGGGCTTTTATTCTGATCGATATCTCCTACCCACTGAAACGCATTCGCACCATCTGCCAGTCTGTGTCTGCAGAGGTTGCAGTTGCTTCCCCACAGCATCAACTACTGGGACGGGAAATCGTAGGGTTGGTCGTGGCAATTGGAGATGACTGCCCAGAAACCCCCAGCCTGCCTGCTTCTCCCAAGCTATCCCTAATACACTCTGGCACGCCTGAAAGTCCGCTCTACGTCGTTTTCACATCTGGTAGTACGGGCGATCCTAAGGGTGTGATTATAGACAATGTCTCGTTCTGCTCAATATATGAGACGGTTTCCCGCGCGTTCTCATTTAGCCCTTCAACTCGACTGCTGCAATTTGCTTCACATGCCTTCACTTTATGCAGCCGAGAGATACTGCTAATCCTAATGGCTGGCGGTTGTTTATGTATTCCATCCGAGGTGGATCGTGTAAACGATCTTGCAGGCTTTTTGTGTCGCCATCGGGTTAACTTTGCTACCTTAACTCCATCTGTGGCAGGTACtatctctccctcctctgTTCCATCTCTCCAGACATTGCTTTTGGGAGGTGAGGCCGTAAAGCCAGCTCACATTGCTACATGGGCTGGTAAGGTCCACCTGATGATTGGGTATGGGGCGAGTGAAATCGCAGGCACAGCCATCGTGGGGTCTAATCTTCAGTTGGATAACGATCCCCGTAATGTGGGTTTCGCCTGTGGTGCAGGTCTGTGGGTTGTGGATGCTGATAGCCCTGATAAACTTGCGCCAGTTGGGGCAGTCGGGGAACTTATATTGCAGAGTCATGGGCTCGCGAGTGGCTATTTGAACGGTAATGAACAAGTTAATCAACCGTTCTTTCACGAGGCAAAATGGCAGAAACGATTGCCCATGGAAGCCCGGATCGCACGTCTATACCGGACTGGGGACATGTTTCGGTACAACATGGACGGGTCTTTGTACTATGTGGAGAGGAAGGACAACCAAGTGAAGGTAAACGGCCAGCGGATAGAGCTGGGGGATATTGAATCGCACATTACCGCCTCTTGCACAATGGTGCATAGTTCGGTTGTCCTGCTGCTCCAACCTGATCAGCAAGCTACCAGGTCATTTCTAGTCGCCTTTCTCTGTCCTAAGGAACCTCCACGTTGGGGCACAACCACAAACAGCCCTTTAGCAATTGTCGAAACCCCAAGTAGCCAATTCTATCTTGACATTGAAAGGCTTTCCCGAGAGCTGCAGGAGTCTCTTCCATCCTACATGATTCCATCGATCTTCGTTCCCCTTTCTTCTATTCCCCTAACACTGACAGGAAAGGCCAATCGTCGTCTCTTATTGGAAACCGTGGCGAGATGGCCAGAGGACAGATTTGGTACATATCGTTGTGGGAGTCAATCTTCGCCTACATATAAGGCCCCTGTTAATCAACGAGATGATCAGATTCGTCGCCTAGTTGCTACTGCCCTAAAGAAAAAGCCGGAGGCCATTTCGATgggcagcagcttcttggCCCTCGGTGGAGACTCCATTTCCGCCATGCGCCTGGTCACGCTAGCGAAGCAAGAGGGGCTATATCTCACTGTTGGTGATATCTTCAATCACCCGATCTTGTCAGACCTGGCGAGAGTTGCGCGAGAGGGCGCCATCGAGGAGTTGCAGCCCAGAAAGGTCAAATTCAAAGGGCTCAACTCATACGATGGACTCCTCCGACGGTTAGCCCCGGACATAGCTGATAATATCCATGAAATAATCCCCACAACTGCATACCAAAGGATGACCCTGGCTGAACTACGTCCCAGATACTTGCGCATCGCTCTGCCTAGTAATGTGGACCGGGACAGACTTCTCAGCGCATGTCAGCAGCTACTAGAGAGACATGCCATCCTACGCACCATTTTCGAAATCGACAATGAAACTAATGCCTCTCAGGGCGAGGTGGTGCAGGTCATACTCCGCCCATACAAACTTAAATTTGTTGAATATCATGGTATTGATGACCTGGATCAGCATTGTCTAAATGAGTCACTCATGAGCCCTTCCTCGACTGGAGGAGGACTGCAATTCCAGGCACAACTGCTCACCATGCGGGACTCACGCCTTTTCCTGGTGCTTCGCTTTATTCATGCCCAGTATGATGGCATAAGCCTCCCGATTATGAGTCAAGATATCTCCGCGGCTTATAACCGTGTTTCCCCTGACCCAACTGCGCCATTCTCCGACCACATTCACGCTGTATGGGCTAATCACAACGATGAAGGCCTTGAAGCCTGGAGGAGCATTCTCAAAGGGTCAGAGATGACCGCTCTGAAGCCAAAGCAGATGGCCACCACGCATGTGGAGAAGCCTGTACATGAAGCACGTCCAGTCAAGGTGATAAAACGGACACGACTAATATCTCCTCCCGAGAATATCACGATGGCGTCCTTAGTGAAAGCCGCTTGGGCACTGGCATTTGCAAAGTTTGTCTCCGCGAGAGATCCTATCACCTTTTGTGCTGAGGCTGTCGCCAAAGACATCGTATTTGGCCAGGTTGTCCATGGCCGAGGTCTAGGCATTACCCACGAGAACCGTATCCTCGGGCCATGTGTGAACACCGTCCCTGTCCGCGTCGGCCTTTCCAAGTATACCAACAACCATGACTTGCTGCACCATGTCCAACAGCAACACCTCGCCACAATGCCATTCGAAAACATCGGTCTggatgatatcatccggAACTGTACGGACTGGAAGCCCGGAACTAAATTCGGCAGCGTTCTGCGGTTCCAAAATTTCGATGCGAATCTATCATGTGTTTTTGATGGAGTTGCCCATGACGCTTCTGTTTATCATCTTCCAAACCGGCCATCGGAGAAGATTCATGTGATCATCATGCCTTCTGAGAGTGATATGCGAATTATTATGAATGGGTATGATCATGTTGTCGGTCAGAAAGAGGCGGCGGATCTGGTGGATAGCTTCTGCGCCGcaattgaagatctggctAAGACACCTACGAAGTGA
- the encD gene encoding Fe(2+)/2-oxoglutarate-dependent oxygenase encD (isopenicillin N synthase and related dioxygenases) encodes MPATRGLPILDFSAFYGENPKAKAQLVEQVRESCLHNGFFQITGHRIPLELQHRAMNCSKRFFRLPLEEKLKIDKKKNTFNRGYELLQSQMNEAGASPDLKEGLYIGREIPTDHPYFLEGLLNSGPNQWPDTIPDREEFQKSTMEYYHAVFDLAKDIMAVLALTLNHDEAYFDPLTDGAVATLRYLHYPPPPKQMGERLRGIGAHTDFSCITLLLQDEVSGLQVLDVPTNEWIDVQPIPGAYVVNLGNLFSRMTNDTYKSNLHRVINDSGNDRYSIPFFLTGNPKYVCKCLPGFQKDGEPGKYLPATVQEVVSSSYKETFARAERYKAEIQTKIQNNVTKEVAA; translated from the exons ATGCCTGCGACACGGGGACTCCCCATCCTCGATTTCTCTGCATTCTATGGTGAGAAccccaaggccaaggcccAGCTAGTGGAACAGGTCCGTGAAAGCTGTTTGcacaatggcttcttccagatCACTGGCCATCGCATTCCGCTGGAACTGCAACACCGCGCAATGAATTGTTCCAAGCGTTTCTTCCGCCTCCCACTCGaagaaaaattgaaaatCGACAAAA AGAAGAACACCTTCAACCGCGGGTATGAGCTCCTTCAATCACAGATGAATGAGGCTGGTGCCAGCCCAGATCTAAAGGAAGGCTTGTACATTGGCCGGGAGATCCCTACGGATCACCCTTACTTCCTCGAGGGCCTGCTAAACAGTGGCCCTAACCAATGGCCCGATACAATTCCTGATCGTGAGGAGTTCCAGAAAAGCACGATGGAATATTATCATGCCGTCTTTGACCTtgcgaaggatatcatggcTGTTCTGGCACTCACATTGAACCACGACGAAGCATACTTTGATCCTCTCACTGATGGAGCGGTGGCAACACTGCGATACCTGCATTATCCACCGCCACCCAAGCAGATGGGAGAGAGGCTGCGGGGGATCGGTGCTCATACCGACTTTAGTTGCATTACACTTCTGCTACAAGATGAAGTGAGCGGCCTCCAGGTATTAGACGTGCCAACCAACGAGTGGATCGAC GTTCAGCCAATCCCTGGGGCGTACGTGGTCAACTTGGGGAATTTATTTTCACGCATGACCAACGACACGTATAAATCCAACTTGCATAGAGTCATCAACGACTCGGGGAATGATCGCTACTCCatccccttcttcctcaccGGGAATCCAAAGTATGTATGCAAATGCTTGCCTGGATTCCAGAAAGACGGTGAGCCTGGTAAATACCTCCCTGCAACGGTTCAAGAGGTGGTGTCGTCGTCGTACAAGGAGACCTTTGCCAGGGCCGAGAGATACAAGGCCGAGATACAGACGAAGATACAAAATAATGTAACTAAAGAGGTCGCTGCCTAA
- a CDS encoding uncharacterized protein (predicted protein): MDRYHRIPLFGAHMDPPGEEYWPSQTFSDLLEGYTKRAFSHESDILRAISGILNSFYESHHYFGLPFSVFDNAILWNAADTTYSTRNPTSGDVFPSWSWVSVKGGITTYNLPLQTLAVWAVASTDSDFLPQPLKVIAPWERPLANERQYYKLMPNHSALLILAWKEGCFSGKLPEELKPAANWSKIERLAQKRWGANGQHRMIQDALGLGQNLDYNDKFSPEHISLSCSSPGGIMMYTQSVRVRVVPPQNLSGRFDEHIKLYAEAGEVVACVSDGSVSFQVQW, from the coding sequence ATGGATCGCTATCATAGAATTCCCCTCTTCGGCGCTCATATGGACCCGCCTGGTGAGGAGTATTGGCCATCGCAAACTTTCTCAGACCTGCTAGAGGGGTACACGAAGCGAGCCTTTTCCCATGAATCAGACATTCTGCGAGCGATTTCTGGAATCCTAAACTCGTTTTACGAAAGTCACCACTACTTCGGCCTCCCGTTTTCCGTATTTGACAACGCTATCCTGTGGAATGCAGCAGACACGACATACTCCACAAGAAATCCAACTAGTGGCGACGTTTTCCCCTCATGGTCATGGGTCTCGGTCAAAGGCGGTATCACAACCTATAATTTGCCTCTTCAAACCCTAGCAGTCTGGGCTGTCGCGTCTACGGATTCTGATTTCCTTCCGCAGCCATTGAAAGTCATCGCACCTTGGGAAAGACCACTAGCTAATGAAAGGCAATATTATAAGTTGATGCCAAATCATTCTGCGCTGCTTATACTGGCCTGGAAGGAGGGTTGCTTCTCAGGGAAGCTTCCAGAGGAACTGAAACCTGCAGCAAATTGGTCGAAAATTGAAAGATTAGCACAAAAACGATGGGGAGCCAACGGTCAACATCGCATGATCCAAGACGCCCTTGGATTGGGTCAAAACCTCGATTACAATGACAAATTCTCACCAGAGCACATATCATTATCATGCTCTAGCCCTGGTGGAATTATGATGTATACCCAATCAGTCCGGGTTCGCGTAGTGCCTCCTCAAAATCTATCTGGGAGGTTTGATGAGCACATTAAACTTTATGCCGAAGCCGGTGAAGTTGTGGCATGTGTAAGTGATGGAAGCGTGAGTTTTCAGGTCCAGTGGTGA
- a CDS encoding zinc-binding alcohol dehydrogenase family protein (predicted protein), with protein MHNLSTQRYWIPILAQAIIASRMVAGMRALWKNPFLFQISWEMFQIEYPAILGYTFGGTVVSMGPNVDSVKVGDRVAVACWGRAAVDRRFGAYQKYPLALEENLVKLDSQTSLEGGSGVMANLATVVAALSVCMKLDYPPINERAPKNGKKILIYGGSSSVGGLAVQYATDAGYEVVTTSSPANWDLVQRRGPSSIVDHTLPREQLLESIKASGPYDGIFDAIGSAEVTELMGKLLAEDGGLFWSTSPTPADSRLPKNVKKEWGGYSDILVSRDENKDAKVWYLQEYLPKGLSNGRIFSNPSYIFPGGLESVQDALDTFMAGKVSGKKVFVNPQH; from the exons ATGCATAATCTGTCAACCCAGAGATATTGGATTCCCATCTTAGCGCAAGCCATCATTGCCTCCCGAATGGTTGCGGGGATGCGAGCCTTGTGGAAaaatccttttcttttccagatcTC ATGGGAAATGTTTCAGATTGAATATCCGGCAATTCTCGGATACACATTTGGGGGCACAGTCGTCTCGATGGGGCCCAATGTTGATTCAGTCAAGGTTGGCGATCGCGTGGCAGTCGCCTGTTGGGGTCGAGCAGCCGTTGATAGGAGGTTTGGTGCCTACCAAAAGTACCCCCTGGCACTGGAAGAGAACCTCGTGAAACTAGACAGTCAAACTTCCTTGGAGGGAGGGTCTGGCGTGATGGCCAACTTGGCgactgttgttgctgctctttccgTCTGCATGAAACTCGATTATCCTCCGATCAATGAGAGAGCCCCCAAAAATGGCAAGAAGATACTGATTTATGGTGGTTCATCTTCGGTTGGTGGTTTGGCTGTTCAATATGCAACAGACGCTGGGTATGAGGTCGtgacaacatcatctcctgcCAACTGGGACTTGGTGCAGCGACGTGGTCCATCATCCATCGTTGACCATACTCTGCCTAGAGAGCAGCTCCTGGAATCTATCAAGGCCAGTGGCCCTTACGACGGAATATTCGACGCGATTGGCTCCGCGGAAGTAACAGAACTTATGGGCAAGTTGCTCGCGGAAGATGGTGGCCTTTTCTGGTCGACAAGTCCCACTCCAGCGGACTCACGCCTACCAAAgaatgtgaagaaggaatggggagGATACTCGGATATCTTAGTGTCAAGGGATGAAAACAAGGATGCCAAAGTGTGGTATCTTCAAGAGTACCTACCTAAAGGCTTGTCTAACGGCAGGATCTTTTCGAACCCTTCTTATATATTCCCAGGTGGGCTAGAGTCAGTACAGGATGCACTGGACACTTTTATGGCCGGGAAAGTCAGTGGAAAGAAAGTCTTTGTCAATCCGCAGCATTAG
- a CDS encoding uncharacterized protein (predicted protein): protein MSYVEFRRVQPWGYDVAIIDTDGSELHEDEFGSLLAKIIESNDVPMLNQYKEKHPRGITCSSEAREMDPFFVACRHGSTDVLRVLLEHYHANLGQTASLEEREIVLLNVTSEYGQLETALFLLDSQPPLVSVGANMPGYETALLSAAQSIWNLSDELQYHENEALDWVDKRLTRSEQLIDILLDRGASVHDVTMCPDEDIAEVKQQPLHTVLGLAVSRAGYKLLKRLIDEGANVHTRQECLGIGGPTFKEKHASFRDTTALHYGSMFWNVEGVQALFDLRGTDVDIADMVSVRDSLGRLPLHWAAAGAGDSDKAIIPDGAIVQRVLDTFELLLVGNPTAINVQDNQGKTPLHYAVATHASGDRNHLYSIVKFLCESGANASLQDCKGQTVLHILAFWSVYGEPMDLNVIDLLIAHGANINHADRNGITALHIMTRNLRQVKAAQFLIHRGADVNAKTLKGDTPLCEAAGRGALLKRGVWTQGNEYVTLDDRIKAQDTMMGVLQDAGGSLDQPNAAGKTPRQLLEQKRAS from the coding sequence ATGTCATATGTTGAATTTCGCCGAGTTCAACCCTGGGGGTACGATGTGGCCATTATCGACACGGACGGGTCCGAACTGCACGAGGACGAATTCGGGTCACTTTTAGCGAAAATCATAGAGTCGAACGATGTCCCAATGTTGAATCAGTACAAGGAGAAACACCCAAGAGGTATTACTTGCTCATCGGAAGCACGCGAAATGGACCCTTTCTTCGTCGCTTGTAGGCATGGAAGTACAGATGTTCTTCGTGTGCTTTTGGAGCATTATCATGCCAATCTCGGTCAGACAGCGTCTCTCGAGGAGCGGGAGATCGTGTTGCTGAATGTCACCAGTGAATATGGTCAGCTAGAGACGGCACTTTTCCTGCTGGATAGTCAACCTCCGCTAGTCAGTGTTGGCGCCAATATGCCCGGCTATGAAACTGCACTGCTTAGCGCGGCGCAGTCTATCTGGAACTTGAGTGACGAGCTCCAGTATCATGAAAATGAGGCTCTTGATTGGGTTGATAAGCGCCTTACTCGGAGTGAACAATTGATTGACATCCTCCTTGATAGAGGAGCTTCTGTTCACGATGTCACCATGTGCCCggatgaggatatcgccGAAGTTAAGCAGCAGCCACTTCATACCGTTCTTGGCCTGGCTGTTTCCCGGGCCGGCTACAAATTGTTGAAACGCCTTATAGATGAAGGAGCAAATGTACACACAAGGCAGGAGTGCCTGGGAATAGGGGGTCCCACCTTTAAGGAAAAGCATGCTAGCTTCCGAGATACAACAGCCCTTCACTACGGTAGTATGTTTTGGAATGTGGAGGGAGTACAAGCGCTGTTTGATCTTCGAGGGACGGATGTGGACATTGCAGATATGGTATCTGTTCGTGATAGTTTGGGACGCCTACCCCTTCACTGGGCTGCTGCGGGCGCGGGAGATTCTGATAAAGCTATAATCCCTGACGGTGCTATCGTCCAACGAGTCCTGGATACATTTGAACTACTTTTAGTCGGCAATCCTACCGCCATTAATGTTCAGGATAACCAAGGCAAAACGCCTTTGCATTATGCAGTGGCAACACACGCATCAGGTGACCGCAATCATCTGTATAGCATAGTTAAATTTCTATGCGAAAGTGGTGCAAATGCAAGCCTGCAGGATTGCAAGGGACAGACTGTGTTGCATATCTTAGCCTTTTGGTCCGTATACGGTGAGCCTATGGATCTCAATGTGATAGACCTCCTGATTGCGCATGGTGCCAACATCAACCATGCTGATAGAAATGGCATTACCGCCTTGCATATTATGACAAGGAATTTGCGACAGGTGAAGGCGGCACAGTTTCTTATTCACAGAGGAGCTGATGTCAACGCAAAAACCCTAAAGGGAGACACCCCACTATGCGAAGCAGCGGGGCGTGGAGCGCTCTTGAAGAGAGGTGTCTGGACACAAGGTAATGAGTATGTGACTCTGGACGACCGTATCAAGGCACAAGATACAATGATGGGCGTCCTGCAGGATGCTGGAGGCAGCTTAGATCAGCCGAATGCAGCGGGCAAGACACCGCGGCAGCTGCTTGAGCAGAAAAGGGCTTCCTAG